In one window of Zingiber officinale cultivar Zhangliang chromosome 11A, Zo_v1.1, whole genome shotgun sequence DNA:
- the LOC122031790 gene encoding probable sugar phosphate/phosphate translocator At1g06470, whose product MMELSSGLGDEETVEATEAAAAHTEDKVGEVGKEKEKDRKLSLRREPSFSRWCNEDGILRQSAVDDDGSPRTNSAAEESEEFELPLLHQRMPDEVGSQAEDQRRIHEFRQRSMFLGIVNGDTEKYVPLDIENDVHVSDSMTKIVSLEQSRNSAISFAILLKTLFYILVWYTLSTCLTVYNKTLLGDNLGKFPAPLLMNTIHFSLQAIFSNVIVYIQSRNSESSNNIMTWKDYFARVIPTAIGTALDVNLSNESLVYITVTFATMCKSASPIFLLMFAFAFRLEKPSLKLVGIMLIISVGVLLTVTKETKFEFWGFIFVMLSAVMAGFRWCMTQILLQEEAYGLKNPITLMSYVTPVMAITTVVLSLFLDPWDTFKGNNYFDSSKHIIRSCLLMLLGGALAFCMVLMEYILVSATSAVTVTVAGIVKEAVTILVAVFYFHDQFTWLKGVGLLTIMVGVSLFNCFKYYNLKKEGTNRLTERDAKYVILDDTELQDDELEFPSV is encoded by the exons ATGATGGAGCTGAGCAGTGGACTAGGAGATGAAGAGACGGTTGAAGCAACAGAAGCAGCTGCTGCTCATACGGAAGATAAAGTCGGGGAAGTTGGTAAAGAAAAGGAGAAGGATCGGAAGCTATCGCTACGTAGGGAGCCCTCTTTCTCGCGGTGGTGCAACGAGGATGGGATCTTGCGGCAGAGCGCCGTGGACGATGATGGATCCCCTAGGACCAACTCAGCGGCAGAAGAGTCCGAAGAATTCGAACTGCCGTTGCTCCATCAGAGGATGCCTGATGAAGTGGGATCGCAGGCAGAGGACCAGCGGAGAATCCATGAATTCCGCCAGAGGAGCATGTTTCTGGGGATCGTGAATGGGGACACTGAGAAGTACGTGCCTTTGGATATAGAGAACGATGTGCACGTTAGCGATTCTATGACAAAGATCGTGTCTTTGGAGCAATCCAGAAATAGCGCAATTTCTTTTGCAATCTTGCTAAAGACTCTGTTCTATATACTGGTTTGGTACACATTAAGTACTTGCTTGACAGT GTACAATAAGACATTACTAGGTGATAATTTGGGGAAATTTCCAGCTCCACTGTTGATGAATACAATTCATTTTTCTTTGCAAGCCATTTTCTCGAATGTCATTGTGTATATCCAGTCTCGGAATTCTGAAAGCAGCAATAATATCATGACATGGAAGGATTACTTTGCCAGAG TTATCCCAACTGCTATTGGAACTGCGTTGGATGTGAATTTAAGCAATGAGTCTCTTGTATATATAACGGTGACATTTGCAACCATG TGTAAATCTGCCTCTCCTATATTTCTCCTTATGTTTGCATTTGCCTTCAG GCTGGAGAAACCTAGTTTGAAGCTTGTAGGCATTATGCTCATTATTTCTGTTGGTGTTCTACTAACAG TTACAAAAGAGACAAAGTTTGAGTTCTGGGGCTTCATTTTTGTTATGTTATCTGCTGTTATGGCTGGTTTTCGCTGGTGTATGACACAGATTCTGTTGCAG GAAGAGGCATACG GTTTGAAGAATCCAATCACTTTGATGAGTTATGTGACACCAGTGATGGCGATCACAACTGTTGTCCTTTCTCTATTTTTGGATCCCTGGGATACGTTCAAGGGAAACAATTACTTTGATAGCTCTAAACACATAATACGAAGCTGCCTACTTATGCTTCTCGGAGGAGCATTGGCATTTTGTATG GTTTTAATGGAATATATTCTCGTTTCAGCAACTAGTGCAGTGACAGTAACAGTAGCTGGCATTGTGAAGGAGGCTGTTACAATTTTG GTTGCAGTATTTTACTTCCACGATCAGTTTACCTGGTTAAAGGGAGTAGGGCTTTTAACTATTATGGTCGGAGTCAGTTTGTTTAATTGCTTCAA ATACTACAATCTGAAAAAAGAAGGAACAAATAGATTAACCGAGCGAGATGCAAAATACGTTATTCTCGATGACACAGAGCTTCAAGATGATGAACTTGAGTTTCCATCAGTGTAG
- the LOC122030857 gene encoding uncharacterized protein LOC122030857, protein MSYNSNSLTVSFANQRPWRRGVRERQRSSSPERLSQWPGPMYRWPEDDANSSWRLFEERVRTGPFGLSRFPSQPHSPVRILVLDDDGHGPVNPRLTQFIRNSPPRIRGEWNLVPAGSEAEPAEDPGLSEEEYKKAMKKLRKQVYNPPYPRRRAWRRGLFSSWTGNGGSEAEEEEKEEGKECAVCLEAFVANEHVLVTPCNHMFHNDCLVPWVKLHGKCPVCRFVFCEKKPAVSRNNSSSSNSFNAGVLTHGFGNGMDGGVSQELATLIRAMEEAFNWMSYSRPAPHQ, encoded by the exons ATGAGTTACAATTCCAACAGCCTCACAGTCTCCTTCGCCAACCAACGTCCATGGAGGAGGGGCGTCAGAGAGCGGCAGCGGTCATCGTCGCCCGAACGCCTGAGCCAGTGGCCCGGCCCCATGTATCGCTGGCCG GAAGACGACGCGAATAGTTCGTGGAGATTGTTCGAAGAACGTGTTAGAACTGGACCTTTTGGCCTCTCACG CTTCCCTTCACAACCTCACTCCCCGGTCCGAATCCTGGTCCTCGACGACGACGGCCACGGGCCGGTGAACCCGAGGCTGACTCAGTTCATTAGGAACTCGCCGCCGAGGATCCGGGGCGAGTGGAACCTCGTCCCCGCTGGCTCAGAGGCGGAGCCAGCGGAGGACCCCGGGCTGAGCGAGGAGGAGTACAAGAAGGCGATGAAGAAACTGCGGAAGCAGGTGTACAACCCGCCGTACCCGCGGCGGAGGGCGTGGAGGCGCGGCCTCTTCAGCAGCTGGACCGGCAATGGCGGATCGGAggcagaggaggaggagaaggaggaagggAAGGAGTGCGCGGTCTGCTTGGAGGCATTCGTGGCCAACGAGCACGTCCTCGTCACGCCCTGCAACCACATGTTCCACAACGACTGCTTGGTGCCGTGGGTGAAGCTCCATGGCAAGTGCCCGGTGTGCAGGTTCGTGTTCTGCGAAAAGAAACCGGCGGTGAGCAGGAacaacagcagcagcagcaacagcTTCAATGCAGGCGTTCTCACCCATGGATTTGGCAATGGGATGGACGGCGGCGTGTCTCAGGAACTCGCCACGCTCATCAGGGCCATGGAGGAGGCCTTCAACTGGATGAGCTACTCTCGCCCTGCACCGCATCAGTAA
- the LOC122032635 gene encoding probable WRKY transcription factor 65, with protein MNDELDTCEAEEEIGAAEAGSGDESRPPAQSSAPSPKRSRREVEKRVVTVPISETKGSGEGAPPPDSWAWRKYGQKPIKGSPYPRGYYRCSSSKGCPARKQVERSRLEPSMIVVTYSFDHNHPWPLPKNHHHHNSAALAAPPQPLPQGEPSPPESIEREEDTKFSDLISEEGSLLPVDVYSAASPSAAGSSELLYGSVFFSRADAVSGGGGAAAAAALPEEREEFLNEGEEDSLFAGLGELPEYSVVLRRELASTSWVGTTG; from the exons ATGAACGACGAGCTGGACACGTGCGAGGCCGAGGAGGAGATCGGAGCGGCGGAGGCCGGATCCGGCGATGAGTCGCGGCCGCCGGCGCAGTCTTCGGCTCCGTCCCCTAAGAGAAG CCGGCGGGAGGTGGAGAAGCGGGTGGTGACGGTGCCGATAAGCGAGACGAAGGGCAGCGGCGAGGGAGCTCCGCCGCCGGATTCGTGGGCTTGGAGGAAGTACGGTCAGAAGCCCATCAAGGGCTCGCCTTATCCGAG GGGTTACTATCGGTGCAGCAGCTCGAAGGGATGCCCGGCGAGGAAGCAGGTGGAGCGGAGCCGACTCGAGCCGTCCATGATCGTGGTGACCTACTCCTTCGACCACAACCACCCGTGGCCGCTCCCCAagaaccaccaccaccacaacaGCGCGGCGCTGGCGGCGCCGCCGCAGCCCCTGCCGCAGGGGGAACCCAGCCCGCCGGAGTCGATCGAGCGGGAGGAGGACACCAAGTTCTCCGACTTGATCTCGGAGGAGGGGTCGCTGCTCCCCGTCGACGTGTACTCCGCGGCCTCCCCCTCCGCCGCAGGATCCAGCGAGCTCCTCTACGGTTCGGTCTTCTTCTCCAGGGCCGATGCCGTctccggcggcggcggcgccgccgccgccgcggcGCTGCCCGAGGAGCGCGAGGAATTCCTGAACGAAGGCGAGGAGGACTCTCTGTTCGCGGGGCTGGGAGAGCTGCCGGAGTACTCGGTGGTGCTTCGCCGAGAGCTGGCGTCCACATCCTGGGTGGGGACCACCGGCTGA